From one Henningerozyma blattae CBS 6284 chromosome 1, complete genome genomic stretch:
- the TBLA0A08180 gene encoding uncharacterized protein (Ty like retrotransposon) → MVNYYRKFIPQCSLLSKPIIEFISKKCDWSKKQDQAVITLKQKLCSAPVLVPFIPGDEYRLSTDASTIALGVVLERLGQLVGVIDYFSKTTQAHYPVGEIELLYIIQNLQHFKYYLHGHHFILRTDHISLLAYRNKKEPSARISRWLDFLAEFDFTLEYIKGSLNHVADTLSRPATKNEITTNEVNKVAIIEEIEDPTLVFPINSIERISPVDWYEDWIQDPWSVAVLVHLGLIQDVKINPTDKSLFDKYIKKLKLSKKAMARYKFDDQILYYDDRVCIPRSRRTELLNIYHDNILHGGHFGEVTTINKICPNYYWPSMTVDIRTYIKGCLQCQIMKKFRPKKDGQLEPLDIPQGRWLELSIDFVTRLPTTQSQNDMIMVVVDRFSKRAHFIATQISLGSVGTLDLFYRFIFAYHGFPRTIVSDRDIRFTSSFYKEVTERLGIKLLLSSSNHPQTDGQTESVNKTLGRLLRSYRSQDQDNWDHLLPQVEFVYNSTFQRSIQASPFEVDLGYVPNEPLLDIGNELSARNLSAVDLSKTIKAISLRTTDFLKQSQEDMESHANETRTANDYKLSEYVLLHRDAYFTGGKYLKIQPIFLGQFKIVKIGKNTVELDLPSSFKKHRVINIKWIKKFVLDKDRYPKSLPRTSIERIQRAQEIIAVIGYDVESHEYYCKMKDVDPTLTCTYSLEEFNKLTSSKKSSLLNNFNTLVNTN, encoded by the coding sequence ATGGTAAACTATTATAGGAAATTTATTCCCCAGTGCTCATTGTTGTCCAAAcctattattgaatttatttctaaaaaatgTGATTGGTCCAAGAAACAAGATCAAGCGGTTATTACtctaaaacaaaaattatgcTCAGCACCCGTACTAGTCCCATTTATTCCTGGTGACGAATACCGTCTTTCTACAGATGCTAGCACTATCGCTCTTGGTGTGGTACTAGAACGTTTGGGACAACTTGTTGGtgtaattgattatttttcaaaaactaCTCAAGCACATTATCCGGTTGGAGAAATAGAGTTGTTGTATATCATTCAAAACTTACAACACTTCAAATACTATCTACATGGACACCACTTCATCTTAAGAACTGATCATATATCCTTATTGGCATACAGAAATAAGAAAGAACCCTCTGCAAGAATTTCACGATGGTTAGATTTCTTAGCTGAGTTTGATTTCACCTTAGAATACATTAAAGGATCACTTAATCATGTCGCAGATACCTTAAGTAGACCGGCTAcgaaaaatgaaattaccACTAACGAAGTTAATAAAGTTGCaataattgaagaaattgaagatcCAACTTTGGTATTTCCAATAAACAGTATAGAGAGAATCAGCCCAGTTGATTGGTATGAAGATTGGATCCAAGACCCCTGGTCCGTTGCAGTTTTGGTACATTTAGGTTTGATTCAAGATGTCAAGATTAATCCTACTGATAAGTCGTTGTTTGATAAGTATATTAAGAAACTCAAGCTGTCCAAAAAAGCTATGGCTCGATACAAGTTTGATGaccaaatattatattatgatGATAGAGTCTGTATACCCCGCTCCAGACGTACCGAACTACTAAACATTTATCACGATAACATATTACATGGTGGTCATTTTGGTGAAGTTACTAcgattaataaaatatgcCCTAATTACTATTGGCCTTCAATGACGGTAGATATTCGTACTTATATCAAAGGATGTTTACAATGccaaattatgaaaaaatttagacCTAAGAAAGATGGACAACTGGAACCATTAGATATTCCACAAGGACGTTGGCTAGAATTGtcaattgattttgttACCAGACTTCCAACTACTCAATCTCAGAACGACATGATCATGGTTGTAGTTGATAGGTTTTCTAAAAGAGCCCATTTCATCGCCACTCAAATATCCTTAGGATCGGTCGGTACGTTAGACTTATTTTATCGGTTTATTTTTGCTTATCATGGTTTTCCAAGAACGATTGTTTCAGATAGAGATATTAGATTCACCAGCTCGTTTTACAAAGAAGTGACAGAAAGACTAGGcatcaaattattactatctTCCTCTAATCATCCACAAACAGATGGTCAGACGGAAAGCGTTAACAAAACCTTAGGTCGGTTACTAAGAAGTTACCGTTCACAAGATCAAGATAATTGGGACCATCTTCTCCCTCAGGTTGAATTCGTTTACAATTCCACATTCCAACGTTCTATTCAAGCTTCACCATTTGAAGTAGATTTAGGTTATGTACCCAACGAACCATTACTAGACATTGGTAATGAGCTGTCGGCGCGTAATCTATCCGCTGTTGACTTATCAAAAACCATCAAGGCGATTTCTCTAAGAACTACAGATTTTCTCAAGCAATCACAAGAGGACATGGAATCACATGCGAATGAAACTCGAACGGCCAATGATTACAAACTCAGTGAATATGTGTTACTTCACCGTGATGCATATTTTACTGGGGGAAAGTACTTAAAGATCCAACCCATATTTTTAGGACAATTTAAGATTGTAAAAATAGGAAAAAACACCGTTGAACTTGATCTACCATCCTCCTTTAAGAAACATAGGGTTATCAATATAAAATGGATAAAAAAGTTTGTATTAGACAAAGATAGGTACCCAAAAAGTCTACCAAGAACCTCGATTGAACGAATACAACGTGCTCAGGAAATAATTGCAGTCATAGGGTACGATGTGGAAAGCCACGAATACTACTGCAAGATGAAAGATGTTGATCCCACTCTAACCTGTACATACTCGttagaagaatttaataagttAACAAGCTCAAAGAAATCTTCGTTGTTAAACAATTTCAATACGCTTGTGAATACAAATTAA